In Oreochromis aureus strain Israel breed Guangdong linkage group 15, ZZ_aureus, whole genome shotgun sequence, a single genomic region encodes these proteins:
- the rgn gene encoding regucalcin gives MSSVKVDPIVKSSALIGEGPVWEEPEQTLLFVDIIGQKIHRWSPAANHIQSVETADTVGFAVPRRSGGYVAGVGRNIVAVDWQTHKVTSLVEVDEDKPNNRLNDGKADPSGRLLTGTMLRDHPSGERKQGALFSVAPDLTVTKHLSQVDISNGMDWSEDQKMFFYIDSLALTVDAFDHDPSTGHIGNRRVVYHMQEGEGIPDGMTLDAEGRLWVACYDGGRVINIDPATGVRLKTISLPVTKTTSCCFGGPDYSELYVTSASLGLSQSESKQQPLAGSTFRVTGLGVKGRPSYAFSG, from the exons ATGTCATCAGTGAAGGTGGACCCCATAGTGAAATCAAGCGCTCTGATTGGTGAAGGGCCGGTGTGGGAGGAGCCGGAACAGACCCTGCTGTTTGTTGACATCATAGGGCAGAAAATCCACCGCTGGAGTCCTGCGGCCAATCACATACAGTCTGTGGAAACAG CTGACACAGTGGGCTTTGCGGTTCCTCGCAGGTCAGGCGGGTACGTTGCAGGTGTGGGTCGCAACATTGTGGCTGTTGATTGGCAGACGCACAAGGTGACATCACTGGTGGAGGTCGATGAAGACAAACCAAACAACCGCCTGAACGATGGGAAGGCTGATCCGAGTGGACGACTGCTGACGG GTACGATGTTAAGGGATCACCCGTCCGGGGAAAGGAAACAAGGAGCTCTGTTCTCTGTGGCCCCTGACCTCACTGTGACCAAACACCTGAGCCAG GTGGACATCTCTAACGGGATGGACTGGTCTGAGGATCAGAAGATGTTTTTCTATATCGACAGTTTGGCTCTGACTGTCGACGCCTTCGACCATGACCCCAGCACTGGGCATATTG GTAATCGCCGTGTGGTATACCACATGCAGGAGGGGGAAGGGATTCCTGATGGGATGACTCTTGATGCTGAAGGTCGTCTGTGGGTGGCCTGTTATGACGGAGGGCGGGTCATCAACATCGACCCTGCTACTG GTGTGCGGCTGAAGACGATCTCTCTGCCGGTGACGAAGACCACCTCATGTTGTTTCGGAGGTCCAGACTACTCTGAGCTCTATGTGACCTCGGCCAGTCTGGGCCTCAGCCAGTCTGAGAGCAAACAGCAGCCCCTGGCTGGAAGCACCTTCAGG gtCACGGGACTCGGGGTCAAAGGTCGACCTTCATACGCTTTCTCTGGATGA